The nucleotide window CGAGCACCATGGCCACGTAGGCACGCTGACGCTGGCCGCCGGAGAGCTGGTCGAGGTAGCGGTTCTCGAACGGCCCCAGGCCCAGGAAGTCCACGGCCTCGGAGATGTGGCGCTCGTCGTCGAGGGTCAGCCGCCCGCGGGAGTACGGGTACCGTCCGAAGCCCACGAGCTGCCGCACCGTCAGGCGCGTGATGAAGTGGTTCTCCTGGCGCAGGATGGACAGGGTCTGCGCGATCCGCCGCGAGGGGGTCGCGGTGATGTCCTGGCCGCCCACGGCGATCGTCCCGGCGTCCGCGTCCTGAAGCCGTCCGATCATCGTCAGCACGGTGGACTTGCCCGCGCCGTTGGGCCCCACGAGGGCGGTGATGCCCCCGGCGGGGATCTGCAGGTCCACCGGACCGATGCACACCTCGTCACTGTGGCGCTTGGTGACGCCCCGCAGTTCGATCACAGCCGACCCTTTCTCATCACGACGATCAAGAAGGTGATGCCGCCCACGAGCTCGATGACCACGGTGACCGCACCCCCCG belongs to Micrococcus sp. 2A and includes:
- a CDS encoding ATP-binding cassette domain-containing protein, which encodes MIELRGVTKRHSDEVCIGPVDLQIPAGGITALVGPNGAGKSTVLTMIGRLQDADAGTIAVGGQDITATPSRRIAQTLSILRQENHFITRLTVRQLVGFGRYPYSRGRLTLDDERHISEAVDFLGLGPFENRYLDQLSGGQRQRAYVAMVLAQNTEYVLLDEPLNNLDMQHSVQMMQQLRRAADELGRTVVIVLHDINFAAHYADHIVAMGDGQVVETGSPHEIMRPEVLERIFKTPCHVVEGPAGPLAVYY